CATCTTAGAATTGTCACTCTTGACAGAAGGCAATATTTTATTCCAACGTAAATTTCAAGGATAAAAACGTCCAGTTAATCTGACTGCAGTTGGTACCATCAAGATTGAATTGAGTGATAGCACTATCCACGAGCTTCACAAAACATCCATCACAATTTTCCATACATCTCAAATTTAAGATTATCATTCAGTATCGTaacttcaaaaaaaacttaaaaatcatcaaaaataattacttCCTCTCCCAGATGTTAATAACCGTTATTGAAATGTATCCAGAATTGCTTACTACATAACAATCTCATATTCAATGTAATTGCTTCACTAGAATTGAAGTTGAGTACCTGGTGATGATTTGCGAccgtaaaaatatattttttctccgtCCAGAACCTCGACACATCACCTActcccctcccaccccctaaTAAACTCCCAAAATTCgtttaaaaaatcccaaagaAGAATCACATCATCTCCATGCCTGGCAACTTGATCTCACATCTGACTCGCCCTCTGTCATCCGCAATGTAGGAATGTAGCATCCCTTCCTGGCACAGCCACCAGAGCAGAACATAAATCATCCTAACCCCAACCAAAAGCTATCGAACTCTAATATCACTCACATTCCACTGATTAATTAGCAAATCCAACACCACGAGACAGTCCACCAGCTGATAATTCCCACCGCGACTATTGGATAATTCACCATAACCACAGGTTGTAATCAGAGACACTTGAAACGAGATGCGATTGAGGTGACCGGACTTTCCGACAGTAAAATTCCTCGACTTCCATAGATTGTTACATGAGAAGTTGTAATGGCCGGAAAGGCTAGGCCGGTCACCAGCAATCAAACATTGACAACTACGAGTGCCAAGGACAATCCTTTACCATTGGCCACACTATTCCACTCCCTTGTTACCCCTAGACAACTGACTCACCCCGACCAATTCCGAGAATATCAGTCGCAGTGAGTCGGCGATTATCTGAGATGCGAAACTTGTTGCGACACTGGGATAGAGCATTCGGATGTAAAATTGGGAAACGTTGGAGATTAACGGGTATCACCACTGCTGAGGGGATCTGAATCGAGCTTACCTAAGTGCTGAGAGAAGACTGAGCTCTACTGCTGGAGCGGTTAGTAATCATTATGGTCAACTGATTCAACCAGTCGTGGTATAACCCCACTCCACGCCATTTTGCGGCTGTGTGGGGGACTAATGGTCGAGGGGAGGTGGGGAGGAAGTGTGTCAAAATGTTGACAGACCTCACCCCTGTGGATAAGCACTTCGGGGAATGAGGCATTGCGTTGCATGCCGTAATTCCTCGGGTTTTTATTGACTattgaggagggggagggagtggAGTCCTTGAAAGTACGGGGACAATGGAATTTCTGCGGATCTGCGAATCTAATCTACTGTTGGTCTAGGGTTTTTGGTTGAATTTTCGGCGCGCAAGAACCGGTGGACAGACTCATTTCCTCGTTTCCGTCCCTAATTACTCTAGACAATAAATACTCAGGGTCAATCTCTTCTGAGAGGTCAACGGCAGAAATGCGCGAATTACTGGGGACTGTAAGTGAGTAATTGACTGCGGTCAAGTGCCCCCACGCATTTATGTCTAGTATACGCACGTGCTAAATTCATCTCCGTTCGTTGTTTTCACGCCTCCAACTGCATGCGGATATCATATGGTACAGTCATTTAACTGAGCCATTTTCATCGAGATTTTACAATAAGTAAATAATCATCTACTTaggaaacaaaattattcactaaaagaaattttttcgttcgACAAATATATGATTTTTATGTTGATGGTAATTGCTCCATTACAACGGGAAAGTTCTGGAAATTCACGACAATAAATTGTTTGAGTTTGCTAGAATTTCCTATTAAATTTCTTCAGCCAGGTAATACCACTCTCATTAGGTCTCTGATACCTTGAAAGGCCCATATTCCCCCGCCAAATCCTACATGACTTGCACTTTTATCATAGAAATAGAGCCGTCACAATTCCGGAAATAGCGGCCTGTATTTTATCGCCGAATGGGGGCCTCTTTTATCGAAGAAAAGATAGACAGATGAGTTGGCTCTTCGAAAAATCCCACAGTCAATACAAGAGTGTGATAAACTGGTATCGAATCGCCAATAATTGGAGCACCGAAACAATTCACTGTATTGGACGCCTCTTCATAATTACCTGACTAAAAATACGTTTCATTCTGATCCATTCGATCAGTGAATGAACTGTTCAACCAGGACACGAAATGAATTTGATGGAATtgtgttaaaaatatttattatttacttaCATAAAGTACAATAGTTGGGTGTAACAACGAGGTCTCTCAACACAATTGCGTCAACAAATGCAACACttccattttttctctcatcatTGATTACGTGATGTCTATCAATTTAACGATAAGATACGTATGATACAAGTTTATTTATCATTGCATGActctcgaaaaaaatcaaacgtcCATTAAAATCTTGATTCCTttgtaatttatatttttacgatttttatgataatcTTCGTTTGTCAGCCATTATTCACGTGGTGAAGTGgattttttacagaatttttcatttgcctCAGAGCTGTCTAATATTGGAGCATCCAATTGTTGTGAAGTTATGGGATTCAACGATATTCATTAGATGCTAGAGATGAACTTGAAGTTGATaatattcttttgaatttttaataaaaaaaatgagttttttcattgtttgaaACAATCATGTGATTTACATAAATCAGATCTTATTCGAAaggtttaaaaattttcttgaaaatggTATTAAATGTCATGAGCCCTATAAAGTAAGACCTCGATTTCCCTTAATAGGTCAGAGTTAATTTGACTCTTACTTTCAACATCATTTCGCATAGATCTTCACATTTGCAAAATTTGTTAGAaaccaatcaatcaattaaaatcttCGATATCTTCTAAACTAATAATACGATTCGGACACGTCACATCTCATTTTAAAGCTCGAAAAATAATCTTCAAAATGAAATCAAACTCACCAAATTTCACTCTGCCGATTTCGAGTTACCGCTAATCAAACACCGGTTGTTCCACTGCTTCAATTAAGGCTCGTGTGGAATTATTCGAGCTCTTGAACGTCATCCAGCGATCATCTATcaacgataataataataatgatgatactaataataataaagaagtCGGAGAGCCGAAGCATCGTTCAGTGATCTCATTCACcaggaaaataattcatccAGGCCTTAAGAGCAGTGGAAGAATCCGATGTTTCCATGCGATAGTAAATTTATCTTTCACTTCATGATCACTGAACAACAGGATTATTAAACAAAAGAGCCAGCAACTCTGGTTGTGACAGATCTCTCTTATACTTCTGCATAATATCCTGAACTTTAAGTCTTCGTCTCACATGAGGTGGATGATAGCTGTCGTTGTCCAGCCTCTTTCTCCTGGCCATATTAATGGCCGTCTGTCTGACTAGTGTACCCAAAACTCTTCTGGACAGAACCATTCCATCGATCAAGGGAGTCGCCAAATTAATTCTGGAGGCCGGGCCCTGGAGTTTCACCCTCAGCAGACCATTTGACAAGGAATGAAGATAAATCAGGAGTACGTCAGACGCCTGGGAAGTCCGGCAATTGGATTCCAATCCAGTACTCGTGTAAGGGAGTAGTTGATCAACCGGGAAGTGTGCGTAGTCTTCCAGACTCTCCAGCCATACGACCATTATCTTCGTCTCCATTTGGCCTGGGAATGAGTGTTTAGTGGTGCGTCTCGATCTCACCGGATAGTCCGAGTTTGATGATACACTGGGTGGTCCTGAACTCGTAAGACTTGACGGCTGTTTCTCAAGATCCAAAGACATTGTCCTGGAGGTTGTGGTCTGCGAGACCTGAGGGACATATCCACTGTCCAATCTTGATGCAGTCCTGGTGGACGAATGTTCGCTACTACTCCTTTCATAGGTGCAATTATACCCAGTACTGCAGTCACTGCTGCATATCCCTTGATCCTCAAGGCAGTCAGCCACCTGCTGGCTATTGCTATTTGTCCTGGAAGTTGCTGTGGGTACGATGAAAGCTATTTCCGAACTGACATCTGCCCAGTACAGGACGTGCGTATCACCACTGTACAGGGAACCCCCGTTTTCACTGACACTCGGCATCGTATTATTCTGGGACGAACTGGCGCTTGGAGTGATCCTCCAGGAAGTCGTCACCTGTCCCGTCCAACCTGCATGATCCCTGACCTTTACTGGCCACCCCAGAGAGTTCAGAAACTCCAGAAAATGATCGGAAACGTTCTCTTTGCTCACGACATTCGATAAAATGTCACCTGGCGCCCTTTGGCCGGACTTGACGTAGAAAATGTGAACGGTGTCGCATGTTCTGGAGTTGGTGTTGTCGAGACTCTCCAGATCAGCGCAGAATCCGGGAATAGAGGGATCCAACGCTGTGATTCCAAGAGAACGATCGTTATCGTCCAGTGTCGTTGGGTCAAAACCGATGAAGCCGAAGTGGCTGAGGAAGAGCCTCGCCGTTTGGAATTCGTGCGCATTCGTGGGGGGCTGACACTCCCGGTAGTTCTCGCGATCGTTACTAGACGCCTTCGACACCTGATCGATTTGGGATTCAATGGCTATTTGGGAGTCAAGGATCTGCGAGAGAAGATCGTGCTGTTCTTTCACAGTTGCGTTGTCGTTCATCACTACCTCGAGACTCGGGATTGATTCATCCACCTGTGGGGAATTTTCAATTCGTTATTGGTGGACATTCCTGGCGCATAATTCAAAGTTACTAAATATTAATAGCATGCCAATCCTGCTCAtctgttttgaaaattttcattgaatattgaatggaattttatCTTCCTGGACAACTTTTCCGTCTTCTTCTCCACCATTTCTacggaaaaaattacgaagaacaatttttcattacgaATTCCGCGACCATTTCCTGCATATATCTGTGCGCCTATTCAGAATTCTCCATGAAATCTTACCTTGCAGTGAGGAATCTTGTCAACATTATCAGGAAAGAATCTCGGTTTATAATCAGTCCGCGGTAGTGTCTCGGCCAAAGGAAGAGGTCTGCCGGGGTTCGGGTTGATGCTCTTGACTCCGGACTTGTGCCTCGGCAGATGTCGCAGGTTCATGGTCCAGGCGTGACGCCCAAAGGGTCCTCTGATGACGAGGGTGACGGTCGGATGAGGATCCTTGCAACTGTTAGCCGAATGCTCCGAGGTGCCCTCCAAGATGGCGAGCATAGTTGCGTTTTCAGCCACAAAATAGCGGAATCGCTCGACGGCCTGGGGACGTGAGAGGCTCTCTTTGAGGCTCTGCTCCAGGAGAGACACCTCGTCCAGAAGGGACGAGAGGGACTGAGCGCCACAGGCACTCGGAAAATAACCGACTTGCTCGAGGACAATCGCCAGGAGACCATCTGCCGCATCTCTAACACGCATTGACGCCGGCTTCAACTCCTTCTCGTCTTTCATTTTGATGGGTTCACCGGGCTTTCCAATGCTCTTTGTCCCTGACACTCCGAGCTCAACCACCTCCAGGACTGTAGTTAGACAGTCTTTGTCCTGGAGGAGCTGGGGATGAGCGGTAAGCCAGGTCGTTAGGCACCCGAATGCCGCTACTATCGACGAATGGAGGTCTTTGGAGTGCGCTGGCGGTGGACGCCAACATTGATAAGTTATGTAGTCGCACAGCCATTTGACAGCTCGCTTACATTCGAGGGAATCTGTTGAAGAtttggggaaaatattttttagaaatgtCCCCGAATGAGCATTGCGACTTGAGTTTAATTTGAGTGACGTGAAAGATTGTTAACTTGTTTAATCATttgtaattgtaaaaaaaaatatatctcaatGGAGGAGGGGAAGAAAGCATCAATATTGACCACAAACATCTGATTGTCGGCCATTGAATAAAGATATAACTATATTAATTCCATAAACAAAAGATGTTTATGACAAACCTGTCAATCTCCTCGCTGATTTGTAAGTAAAAACAagggataaattattttataatttacatGTTAAGgctcaatgaaaaaaagtccACGAAATGTGTCAATATTCACCTGTTTCACGTATGTTGGTCCTCGCCAAGCCTGACAGTAGCTCAAGAGCAgccagagaaatattcagatcAGTCTTCCACGACGATATTAACCGATGGCAGACTAGATAGGTCGCCCTTAAGAAGAGGGCATGAGCTGAGTCTAGAGAAGACAAATCAATTACTCCAACTAATCCAGACGTCGtccattgttaaaaaaaaaattggcacaCGAGTACTGTTGTTGATCTCGTATTAAAATGGCAATAGCATCCACGAAGAATTGGAAAACACTTAACGCACGTGAGTGCAACTGTAATTCAATGTAAGCGCACAAATCAATGTATTTACCAAAAGCAGGCGTATCATCCTGAACGGTGGACACGTCGTCCCCCAGGGAGCGGAGGTCACTGCAAATGCTTATTTGACTGGTCGAATCGCTGCTGACTATAGAAGCAGCGTGATGATATCACAATGACGAATGCCCAAAGGTGCaaccaaaatgaaaaataaaacgaaaaaaaaatggctcgATATCACAATGCACACAGTGaaaagtattcagtaaaaattaagaAACAATTGACAACTCAAAAATCCTCGTACTCCAACAATTTTGATGAAGGTAATGAGTTATGTTGAttagaaatatatttgaatTTAACCACGCAAAGGGCTAGACTGAGAGGGTCAAATCCGTGGAGTAGGGCGACCCCGGAATAAATAGTTACTACCCCACGGGAAAAGTGGCGCTACAAGCGAACTGTCCTCTTTGGACGTCTGTGATGCATCTGGTCTTATAGTTTGTGCTGTAGTCTGCACAAAGCCGCGTGTTTTCACAATAAATCCACATTCCCAGTTTTGTTACCAAGAAAGAGTGATTGAGAGGTACCAAGCAATTACATTCCTTTATCAACAAATAAGTAAAATACATTATACGATACATTGGTATCAACCTTTGCCAGTTATTTATAACCTTGTGCAACTGATATATCTGAACTGATAATTCGTGTAACCGAATTTTTGTGAGGTGATAAAGAGCGTCGTATGCAACATCGAATTACCCCGCGTGGATTTTCATGATGTCTGAAAGTGTAACCAACTTAATCACCATTGAACCCTTGACCGAGGACAATTATGATATCTGGTGTATGCAAATGGAGGCACTGATGGTCAAGAATGATTTATGGGAATATATCACTGGTGAGACTCCCTGCCCTGTTCTACCTCATGGTGCAGATAAAAGAGCCACTGCTGTACATGAATCAAGTGTCCAACAGTGGAGACTGAATAACAGGAAGGCACGATCAGACCTGATTCTTTCGATCCACCCTTCGCAACTGAGGCACCTGCGAGGCATCACGTCTTCCCGTGGGATTTGGCTTAAATTGCGTTCCATTTATTCATTGACTGGTGTAGCCAAGAAAAAACTGTTTAAGCAGTTGATTCTGTCAAAAATGTCAGAGAACAGTGATCCACGTGACCACattgataaaattgataattgtgTGAGTATCTTGAAAGATATGGGGTCAGAAATTGATGGAGATCTTTTGGCAATGATGTTGTTGTACAGTTTACCCCAGTCGTATGACGAGCTTCGCGTTGCTGTTGAATCAAATGATCAATTCCCTACAGTGGATGTATtgaaattacaaattattaAGCAGTATGAAGCGAGGATGGCGAATGGTGGTGGTCAACGGAGCCCAGACTCGTATATTCACCAAGCTGGTCATTCTAAGTCAGATGATCAAGATGAACGTAGCAGTAATATACCAGATGCAGTTGAAGATACCAATAATATCCCGAATAAAGGTACCAGTAACAATAATACAAAGAAGATACCCCATTGTTTTTACTGTTCCAAAAAAGGCCACCTAAAACCCGACTGTCCAAAATTAAATAAGAAAAACGTCCCCGATGTCAACGGTGTAGACAACTAAGAAAAGGGTCTCAGGAGGCTGGACAAGTCAGACAACGATAAGAAGGACACTCATCTTGGTGATCATGGAACACTCAAGGACGCTACGAGTgaactcaatgaaaaaataagacTAAATAAATGGACATTTGCCAGCGGATCTACTGTTTACGTATGGGGTGTGAAGAAGGACTGTGGTCGGGGAGATGACTTTCAAAGGAACATTCTGTAAAACTTCTCATGATTACAAATAAAAGTCATAAGAATATGACGTTGAACGATACTTGTTTTCCTCCATGATTTACCTATTAATCTGCTTTCTGCTGCTAGAACTACAGATACCGATGCTTATGTTGTAACGATACTTCTGTATTACCTGCCCCCAAGAATCGGCTAATTGAGCAAATAGGCGAAAGAATAGGGAATCGATATTGTGTTTGTCAGAAGAGAGAAAGTGATGAGCGGTCCAGCTGTGCAAAGCATGAGTTGAATATCATGCTTTGGCATGGACGAATGGGGCAGTTGACCATGGGGGATCTGGTGAACCTACTTAAGATTACTAACGTCACCAAGAAATCTCGTGAAATTCAGTCATTCtattctattgaaaattatcttcTCGTTAATTTTAGCTCatacttttttaaaattttgcttcgaatttttttcgtcagataatttttactgaatttttccttTGTGTAGAGGAGACGTGGAGCAATATGaaatcattggaaaaaatatttattacatgaaaataatttattttatgttaaTTTTAAAACACATGGTCTCGtaacttgaaaaattggaCGGAAAACAATCTAGATAGCATTCGTAAACGAGTATATCCGgccattattttaaaaaaagaacatgaaaattctcaaatttcattttgttcCACAATCCGCCAGCTTCGAAATACGAGCCACAAAGTCACGAAAGCAGTTCAAATACTTCCAAGAAAACGTAAATAATAAGAAAGAGAGATCTCAAGCTGTTGAAGTTTCGTTGTGTTATGTAAGTACTATCTCACgtgattattaaaataaaatttaccagAAGTCAGTAGATTCGTCGATGTGTCATTGTCCACTGCATCCAGAGGCGCCGATTGTTCCACTTCTTCGGCGGTCGCCGAGTCTTGGACACTCAGGAGTAAACCACCTTAACAAATCATCGTGAATTCAGTTGATTGGtctgaatttataaaaaaaaaataatgcaatAATGTACCTAATAACATGTGCGTATTCAGAGGATCTGATTCCACTTGTAGAGCATTTATCAGGAGATTCATAAGTCTGGGCTTCAGTTGGCCAAATGTCAGAGGAGTTTTATCGGAATTATTGTCCATTGTAGAGAGGGAGAATTCTCGAATTGGTAGATTCTGAAAGATAAGTTACTTTTGAGGATTGAGcctttttgatgaatatatcGAACGCGAGGGAAGACAGTAAAATTTTTACTACAACGTGACGTTTGTTTCTAGTCGATTTGCCGTATTGTTAAacagtggaaaaaattgatttactgTTTATTCTGAcactaataaaaaatataattataatattaaaaaaatgcatttacCTGAAAGTGTAAGGGTAGTGCCAGCATTGATATCAGCATTTGAATTGAGGCCCTTCGAAGTTCTATCTTCGAAACGTTGGATGACTTCAGCTTCAGATCTTTATCAGGGAGCACCAGCTCTAGGGCAGTTAGAACTGCTGGTGCGAGTATCTCAACCCCATCCAGATCCAACCTAAATAGATCGGCTGAGTTTGATAAAATACTGGCTAGAGTTTCCCCACACTCTCGACTCTATGAAGATATAAAAAAGAATCAATTGGCCTGTAAAAAGCGAGCTAAACTAGTGaatgaattgaatgaattcacGAGTTACTCTATCAATCAACTAATCAATGCCACAAAAACCCTAAAATTTCATACAAAGCGGTGATTAGTTCTTGATGGTGATTGATGAGAGCTATTCACCTCATCAACTCTGAGTCCTCGGTGCATCGCTTGATAGAACCTAGCTAAATACACCGGGAATATTTCCTCTCCAGTCTTTTTCGCGCAGAATATCCTGCAAAGGGCGCCCATGGCTTCGGCTTTCCCTGACTCATAGCGATCGATGCTCAATGATGTTGGGATTTCGTTGATCGTTTCTTGGAGGGAATTGGGGCCCTCTACTAGCACGGATGATGGTCGCTTCGAGGCACCTACTGGCTCTACGTATTAATTGGATTgtatgaaaatttgattttggtTACTTAGCGTGTTAGCTAGCTTGCTAGTGTGCTAAGCCTGCCTGATTCCTGGAGTTGCTTGCAAAAAAACTCACGTGGTAGGGTCTGGGACCAGCCATCAGTGCCAATAAATGCTGCTTCGAACAGCCACTCGCCAAAGAGATGCAAAACAGTATTGCACTTCGGTCGTCCCGGCGCCAGCGGGGGTCGAATATCACTAGTGAGGGATGTGGCAGCTGAAAATCATTCCATCACCTTAATCAACCCTTTTCAAAGGAAAACAACACCTcgttaatatttaaaatctcTTACAAATTGTACTCGATGTAGAGGAAGGCCCGGAGTTGGCTATGTTGATGGACGTATTGGATATTCTACTTGTTGTCAGTCCAATCAGCGATGCTTTTGGTATTCCTATGTAATAAGTAGCATATGTCTAATAGTGATAAACCCTTccgttataaataaatatattcacaATAAATTATCAGAAGAATTCTCTGACTAAAAACCGCTTCACAAAGCATTTGGCCCTGAATTACTCTCGAGTATAGTCACTCGGTGCAATAAAAACTGGTGCAAATGTCTTAGAAATACGAGAAATAAAGTGTGCTGTACCCTTAGTGACAGCTGATGGTGTAACGCTGAAACTTTTTGCAAGTCTGCGTTGTGTTGGGGGTGTGGGTGAGGGTTGGGGTTGATCCTTGGTTATTTTTTCACCACCAGCACCACCAATTCCAGAAACACTAGTGCTCGATAGTCCAGTAGTTGCGCAGCATTCTTCCCAGCAACAAGCTTGGGAAATGCCTGAAATATTTCCAGTCACCGTGCGATTATCCACGCATGCGAGAATTCAACAGATAATTTGAGGACTTTTCACTATGGCTTTAAAATTTGTCGTCTATTAAATATTTGCCTCAAAAGCCTCAAAATTCTCTATGGAATTTTTCCATGCGTGAGAAAATTTGTCTGAACCGACGTATGATAGTCCCCCCAGTGCTGGTATAGACAAGAGAGAATCTCCAgaggttttaaaaaaatgatgactCACCTAGAAACGCATCGACTTGTCCTGCGATTCC
This genomic interval from Diachasmimorpha longicaudata isolate KC_UGA_2023 chromosome 4, iyDiaLong2, whole genome shotgun sequence contains the following:
- the LOC135161170 gene encoding ral GTPase-activating protein subunit beta isoform X5, yielding MNLGVFNRVNLKDSGGGMYSEWASLSHLIQRGSDESRSVLEKFSPGAGREVALSIVKQLAANLGISQAAETSPLDTDREVQWCMEVICFGLSLPLSEHDTVRDCVNVYCEWLSALYTSPKISVPKPIIEDPNFYARKIISHFHNLFVPRKGEVWPFLYLDIGTDTINRQAVLCHRVLRTLQQVARGPAALDGETWESLLLFLIGINDSLLAPPAVREDAGEQLCERVLGVLLEVWLVACEKKFPSPPLWRTLRESCLRWRHRLALIEQWNRVCLALTARLLNIMYGPMFPGLKISDEDAQLIPPTMSDEAVAQAWYRLLRTVGDPVDLCRPGVVSQTQAFLQYAITSPFVIDPCQHPCLQALPQIFLKAIKGIAGQVDAFLGISQACCWEECCATTGLSSTSVSGIGGAGGEKITKDQPQPSPTPPTQRRLAKSFSVTPSAVTKGIPKASLIGLTTSRISNTSINIANSGPSSTSSTISATSLTSDIRPPLAPGRPKCNTVLHLFGEWLFEAAFIGTDGWSQTLPQPVGASKRPSSVLVEGPNSLQETINEIPTSLSIDRYESGKAEAMGALCRIFCAKKTGEEIFPVYLARFYQAMHRGLRVDESRECGETLASILSNSADLFRLDLDGVEILAPAVLTALELVLPDKDLKLKSSNVSKIELRRASIQMLISMLALPLHFQNLPIREFSLSTMDNNSDKTPLTFGQLKPRLMNLLINALQVESDPLNTHMLLGGLLLSVQDSATAEEVEQSAPLDAVDNDTSTNLLTSDSAHALFLRATYLVCHRLISSWKTDLNISLAALELLSGLARTNIRETARRLTDSLECKRAVKWLCDYITYQCWRPPPAHSKDLHSSIVAAFGCLTTWLTAHPQLLQDKDCLTTVLEVVELGVSGTKSIGKPGEPIKMKDEKELKPASMRVRDAADGLLAIVLEQVGYFPSACGAQSLSSLLDEVSLLEQSLKESLSRPQAVERFRYFVAENATMLAILEGTSEHSANSCKDPHPTVTLVIRGPFGRHAWTMNLRHLPRHKSGVKSINPNPGRPLPLAETLPRTDYKPRFFPDNVDKIPHCKVDESIPSLEVVMNDNATVKEQHDLLSQILDSQIAIESQIDQVSKASSNDRENYRECQPPTNAHEFQTARLFLSHFGFIGFDPTTLDDNDRSLGITALDPSIPGFCADLESLDNTNSRTCDTVHIFYVKSGQRAPGDILSNVVSKENVSDHFLEFLNSLGWPVKVRDHAGWTGQVTTSWRITPSASSSQNNTMPSVSENGGSLYSGDTHVLYWADVSSEIAFIVPTATSRTNSNSQQVADCLEDQGICSSDCSTGYNCTYERSSSEHSSTRTASRLDSGYVPQVSQTTTSRTMSLDLEKQPSSLTSSGPPSVSSNSDYPVRSRRTTKHSFPGQMETKIMVVWLESLEDYAHFPVDQLLPYTSTGLESNCRTSQASDVLLIYLHSLSNGLLRVKLQGPASRINLATPLIDGMVLSRRVLGTLVRQTAINMARRKRLDNDSYHPPHVRRRLKVQDIMQKYKRDLSQPELLALLFNNPVVQ
- the LOC135161170 gene encoding ral GTPase-activating protein subunit beta isoform X7; its protein translation is MNLGVFNRVNLKDSGGGMYSEWASLSHLIQRGSDESRSVLEKFSPGAGREVALSIVKQLAANLGISQAAETSPLDTDREVQWCMEVICFGLSLPLSEHDTVRDCVNVYCEWLSALYTSPKISVPKPIIEDPNFYARKIISHFHNLFVPRKGEGTDTINRQAVLCHRVLRTLQQVARGPAALDGETWESLLLFLIGINDSLLAPPAVREDAGEQLCERVLGVLLEVWLVACEKKFPSPPLWRTLRESCLRWRHRLALIEQWNRVCLALTARLLNIMYGPMFPGLKISDEDAQLIPPTMSDEAVAQAWYRLLRTVGDPVDLCRPGVVSQTQAFLQYAITSPFVIDPCQHPCLQALPQIFLKAIKGIAGQVDAFLGISQACCWEECCATTGLSSTSVSGIGGAGGEKITKDQPQPSPTPPTQRRLAKSFSVTPSAVTKGIPKASLIGLTTSRISNTSINIANSGPSSTSSTISATSLTSDIRPPLAPGRPKCNTVLHLFGEWLFEAAFIGTDGWSQTLPQPVGASKRPSSVLVEGPNSLQETINEIPTSLSIDRYESGKAEAMGALCRIFCAKKTGEEIFPVYLARFYQAMHRGLRVDESRECGETLASILSNSADLFRLDLDGVEILAPAVLTALELVLPDKDLKLKSSNVSKIELRRASIQMLISMLALPLHFQNLPIREFSLSTMDNNSDKTPLTFGQLKPRLMNLLINALQVESDPLNTHMLLGGLLLSVQDSATAEEVEQSAPLDAVDNDTSTNLLTSVSSDSTSQISICSDLRSLGDDVSTVQDDTPAFDSAHALFLRATYLVCHRLISSWKTDLNISLAALELLSGLARTNIRETDSLECKRAVKWLCDYITYQCWRPPPAHSKDLHSSIVAAFGCLTTWLTAHPQLLQDKDCLTTVLEVVELGVSGTKSIGKPGEPIKMKDEKELKPASMRVRDAADGLLAIVLEQVGYFPSACGAQSLSSLLDEVSLLEQSLKESLSRPQAVERFRYFVAENATMLAILEGTSEHSANSCKDPHPTVTLVIRGPFGRHAWTMNLRHLPRHKSGVKSINPNPGRPLPLAETLPRTDYKPRFFPDNVDKIPHCKVDESIPSLEVVMNDNATVKEQHDLLSQILDSQIAIESQIDQVSKASSNDRENYRECQPPTNAHEFQTARLFLSHFGFIGFDPTTLDDNDRSLGITALDPSIPGFCADLESLDNTNSRTCDTVHIFYVKSGQRAPGDILSNVVSKENVSDHFLEFLNSLGWPVKVRDHAGWTGQVTTSWRITPSASSSQNNTMPSVSENGGSLYSGDTHVLYWADVSSEIAFIVPTATSRTNSNSQQVADCLEDQGICSSDCSTGYNCTYERSSSEHSSTRTASRLDSGYVPQVSQTTTSRTMSLDLEKQPSSLTSSGPPSVSSNSDYPVRSRRTTKHSFPGQMETKIMVVWLESLEDYAHFPVDQLLPYTSTGLESNCRTSQASDVLLIYLHSLSNGLLRVKLQGPASRINLATPLIDGMVLSRRVLGTLVRQTAINMARRKRLDNDSYHPPHVRRRLKVQDIMQKYKRDLSQPELLALLFNNPVVQ